A genome region from Arachis duranensis cultivar V14167 chromosome 8, aradu.V14167.gnm2.J7QH, whole genome shotgun sequence includes the following:
- the LOC107463195 gene encoding EG45-like domain containing protein: MMMMRYFHLALLSTLLFIKLTLILGDVGTATSYGPPYIPTACDGNRREQFPAGNMFVAVNEGLWDNGAACGRRYKIRCLSGDNRPCKGDIIEVKVVDLCHRTPCPTMLLSTIAFSAISRFSNAKINIEYAEI, translated from the exons atgatgatgatgaggtaTTTTCACCTTGCACTTTTGTCAACACTATTGTTCATAAAATTAACCCTAATTCTTGGAGATGTCGGCACTGCTACTTCTTATGGACCTCCATATATAC CGACTGCGTGTGATGGAAATAGAAGAGAGCAATTTCCAGCGGGGAATATGTTTGTAGCCGTGAATGAAGGATTGTGGGACAATGGTGCTGCATGTGGAAGGCGTTACAAAATAAGGTGTCTGAGTGGAGACAATAGACCCTGCAAAGGTGACATAATTGAAGTTAAGGTTGTTGATTTGTGTCATCGAACTCCGTGTCCCACCATGCTTTTGTCAACTATTGCCTTCTCAGCCATCTCTCGTTTCTCCAATGCCAAAATCAACATTGAATATGCCGA GATTTGA